cttaTATCAATAAACCCTTTTCAGAGTCAAGGTATGCTTTGCAGCCTACTGATACACAACTTTTCCTTACTCCCTTACTTACTTGAACGTCGAAGTACTTGTAGGGGTCAGCCAGTCGGAGGAACACAAACCGAATCATACAACATTCCTTGGTGtgccttcttttcttccttctcgtGTTCATTTCCTCAGTGCGAGCCaatgaatcacggtcgaccaattctCAACGTCGACAATAACAATTTTTAGTACTAAatagatttataattaattttaggtaaGACTATTATAAAtgtgtaaaattattataaatttatgtatatcacgctaatttataaatatttattaaatttatttgtgagtGTAACATTTCTCTTTTTAGTACCCATAAGGAAAATAACACGTTTTTCATTTGGTAAAggcataaaaatatatctatattttaccAAAAATGCCACGTGGCATCTCGAACTTTCAAATTGTCCTATTGGATATCTTTATTCCAAAAAAGTGAAACTATTAAATACTCATTAGATAATGATTAGAGATAATTTGGAAGCATGAAATGCATGCATAGTAACTTGATAATGTTGCTGGCTTGGTCATGATCGTTGAGTAGTCTTCCATGTTGGAGACGTTGGTAATGTTGCTGGCTCGATCGAAACCTTCGGCAGTGGTGACGCTCCAATAGATGTTGGCCTCATTGGGCTCGCAACACTTTGTCGCTCCCACCCGACAGTGTCGTTGGCTTGTTAAGGTTATCCGAGTTGAGGGTGGAGGCTACCAACTTTTGGGGGTTGAAGGTTGTTGCTTCATCTAATGAGTCTTATCGTCGGAATAGTGGGTTCGACAACGACAACTTAGTGGAAAAGCTCTCAATCTCGAACAGGTCAGAGCTAGTTTCATTGGCTACGTCCTCGTTCGTCACGGTCACTCAAGACATCAAACTCACCGAAAACCCGAAATCTAATTGTCTCGAGATTGAACCTTCGATGATGGGGTTGGAAAACCTTTAATGATTCCCGAAGAGGGTTTTCAGGAGAAGCGATTGGATTAATGGCCTTTATCACCATTTTTTACAATTGGTCCAAGATTGGgaacaaaaatcaatttggtgTGAGATGCCAAGAGTAAATGGGCTTTGCGATAATGAATTCCTTGCTAAATATCCTCACTAGTGCGTGCTCTTACACAGCTTGTTAATTGAGCAAAAATGTGTTTAATAATTCTACTTTTTTAAAGTAAAGATGTCTAATGAGATGTTTTGAAAGTTAAAGATATTATATGACATTTTTAATAAAGTATATAAGTATTTTTACATCATCACCCTTTCTATTAGACAAGCTTAGCTTGATTGTAAATGGTACTAAACAGCTACAATAATAATAGCTAATGATGCCCCAGTTTGGTGCAACATAAAAGTTTTTAAGACTTTAAGTTTTCTTGTCATATATGGAAgggttttttaattaaaaatgtttggTTATTTGTAATTGGTTtgattgtattttaaattattcatcattagttaaaatacaaataaattattttattttgatccaAAACCATTTCAACCATTATGCTTTTAGATTCAAAATCACATTACCCTTTATGATAGATATTTTATTAACAACATTAATCCTATTCCTAATTAAAAATAACCCATACATTTACAgagttaattacaccaataataactTAACTTTGTATTCTATTATTGTTTGATCACtcaactttgaaatgttacctgttagtcattaatatttcaaaacggttactgcttagtcattgaactttgaaatgttacctgttaatcactgatatttcaaaattattactacttaatcactaaattttaaaatgttacttattagtcactaatatttcaaaactgttactgcttaatcactgaactttaaaacaTTACCTgctagtcattaatatttcaaaatcatttttcaccTGTCACTTGatagttactgaactttaagttcacgagtgacgAATGAggaacaattttgaaatattagtgactaataaataatattttaaagttcagtttaacagttttgaaatatcagtgactaataaataacattttaaagttcagtaactaaacagtaacagttttaaaatatcagtgattaacaaataacatttcaaagttcagaaATCAAAaagtaacaattttgaaatatcagtgactaatatgtaacatttcaaagttcactAACTAAAAAGTAATAGAATGTAAAGTTGGGttattattagtgtaattaaccctACATTTACATGAATCCAAATCGAACCCCAAATTCATATTTGAAGAATATTgcatatttgtaattttgtatctttttaaaatataataacggCCAATATAACTTTACATCTTTTCAAAATGCAATAATTAATTTCACCTAAAAACTAAagtacaattatttatttaagacttctatctttttatcatttaatagtTTTAGGGTTCATAGtttgttttcttcctcttcctctgtACTCATAAAAAAAcgtacaataataataattataataaaagttCACATGTGATGTGCAACTGCTCCAATCGAAGTTTTGCAAAAATCAACTTAGATATTAAAGTTAATGGACCAAAGAATAATCATAACATACGACTCCACCTTTGACAGggattttttattatcatttttttatcctCCTCTGTCTATGGTACTATTGGTAATcccaagaaattacattttttaagtGATAAATTAAACATATGCTGTAACATCAAAGATGCTTAAATTTATGATATTctttaattatcataaatttgcAGCAGTTCATCTTTGCATGTGCCTTAAACTGATCATCTTCCCCCAACTTTAAGCATAAAAAAAGAGCACTTTATACAGTACAAGCTGCAACGCAGAAGCCAGAACCTACTTAATGGTACAAACTAGACCCTCATAACCACTGGTCTATGCCTAAAGCTTCACTTTCGATGCATTTAAAAGTCATCACTCTTCAGCCGCCCATCCATTCCATTAATGATCAAAGATCCAGAACATCTCGCACATATCCCAAATCAGATCATCAGCCGATTCAGCCTCTATCACTCTGAAGCTGCCCTTGTTCTCGGTTGATTTGATCTGTACAATCCAAGCACAAGAATTACTGGCTGGCTTTCCACTGGCTTCAAGCCATACAAGGAAACCAAAAGAAACCCCATTCCAAACATAGCCAagaattaacttttttttatgtcacaatttaatataaaattttgggaGACAAAAGCAAAACTGTACAAAACCAAAAGAAACCCCATTCCAAACATAGCCAAGAATTAActttttttgtcacaatttaatataaaattttgggaGACAAGCAAAACTGTTTGTACAAAGGTTAATGGAAAGTTtcatgagatatcttggaattTAGGCAGCTGCTTGATGTTCACTGGTATGTTTGAGAAAAAAGATTGAATGACACACATTACATATCAAAggttaataatattataagcATCTAATATACCTTGTAGAGAGAAATCAAAGAGTTACAAGAGCCATCAATGCCTCCAACAGAAATAAACACCAGAACCCATCAACAGCATATCTTGAGAATCCCCCAGAGGCCATGAACTGGGAGTTTTGCTTTGCGTTTCCATTACCCAAATTAGATATTGCAATGAGGTTGTCAAGTTCATGGGAAGTGACCTCTTGCTCGCAAAATCTTACTCCAATTGGGGCAAGGCTTTGTGACACCAAGCCATCTTGGTAGCAGAGATTGGGGTTGCTCCAAGCCCCAAAACGCcttcccaattttccataaaaccATTCAGGGAATTTGAGCTCTCCAGCCAGGTTGTTACCATTAAGGTAGATTGCACTAATGCTGGGCAAGTCAGCAAGTTTTTGGGAGATATAGCCAGTCAGATTGTTGTCACTGAGACCCAGAAATCTCAGCTTCTTCAGCTCAGTAATGGAGCCTGGAATTCCTCCTCCCAAGGCCAAGTTGGAGAGGTCCAAAACCATCAGCCTTTCCAGCTTTTGCCACCCCAATTTCATTAGATCTCCACCTATTGGGTTGTTCGATAAGACCAGCTCTTCTAGAGAACACATTTCTTCAAGGGATTTGGTCAATCCACCTGAAAACTGATTCTTGCTGAGATCCAACAGAGTTAGACTCTTCAACCTGCCAATTTCCCATGGAATTTGCCCCTCCAATCTGTTGTTGCTCAAGTCCAGCTTCAGTAATGAAGTCAACCCTCCAAAAGTCAGTGGCAAAGGCCCTGACAGTGAGTTTTTGCTCAAGTCAAGGATTAAGAGCTCAGCCAACCCACCAAATGTAATTGGGATTTGGCCTGTAAATCTGTTGCCAGACAGGACGAGCCTCCTTAACTTGGTTAAGCTGCCAATGTTTGTCTGTAATTCGCCCGTTAATCCGTTTTGGAGTAGCACCAAGGATTGGAGCCTTTTGAGGTTGCCAAATGAAGTGGGAATTTGTCCAATGAGACCTGGGTTTGATCGGAATTCTAGTGACTCTACGCTGCCGGCAAGTGCTTCCCAGTTACCAGTAGGGATTGGCATCGGATGGTGGTGGTTGGAAACAAAGCAGTGGAAGAATGACAGAGATTTCAAGTGTTTAAGCTCAAACAAATCAGCTCTAAATTTGGCATTTGGGGCACAATCTAGAGAGTTGTCATGAATTGGGCCAACGCTTAGGGCAGTGACATACCAAAAGCCGTCAAATATATCACAAGACACACCCTGTAAAAAGAACATTAAAGAGGATCATCACCATGGACAATGAACTAAAAAGATCCAAAGCTGTAGTTTTAAGGGGAAGGTTGTGTACAATACGACCTTCAAGTGGGGAGCTTAGTACACATGGAAAGGCCTTTTTTCAGTATCTCCTCAACTGGACATTattaatgaaagaaaatgaaaggttTAAGGGCAACATGTGATGTTACATTCATAATGATCATGGTTCAGAAACACTTCTCTATGGAAGCCAAATTATACAGGATTTTTAAGCTTTTTCTTCCTTAATTTTTGCCTTTGCTCTGAGAACAATTCCATAGAAAAGAGACAAAATGACGGAGTCTGATTAATCTTTTTGCCTTTTGAACTTCCTTAGGTCTCAAGTTCCAAAACATGGAACACTTCCAAAACTGGAAAGAAGGGTGCACAAACTTTCTATTTCAGCTTAGAAATGGTGGCAACTCTAATGGCTTCCCTGAGTATTCGTTATGAAGCTGAAACCAGAAAATGGAATCCCCAACAAAAACTGAGGCCCTCAGGCAGAAAGAGAATCTGCATATTTCAAGGcatactgaaaaaaaaaaataagctagaaaaatatacaaagggcattatcaatatatatttgtacATATGTACGTGTACCTGTATGGGAGTCCAACCACAAGGATCTGGATAGAGATCTGAGCCATTCCACCAGTTGCCCACAAAACCTTGGATAGTAGAGTAGAGGGCCTTCTTCTCTGTTTCCTCCATTGGAGCTGCCGAAGCTTCTGCTTCTCCATTGCACCACCCACCCCAAGAAAGTAGAAAGAGAAGAACAGTAATAGAAATGGTGCGAAAGCTCTTCATGGATAACTTGAGCAAGAACTGAAGCCAAACCAACAAGAGGAACTGATTAAGAAGAGCTAAAACTAGCgcgtaatctaaaaaaaaaaaaaaaaaaggagctaaaacagaggaagaagaaagaccCAGAAGGGTAAAAGTCTAGACTCTAGAGGGATGGAACGAGAAGGATGGAGGCCATTTAtggtgagaaaattccaaatgGGTATTTCCAGAAACgccacattttgtttttcccgGAAACCCAGATGGGAGAAGGAAAGATCCAagggaattgaattgaattgaattgaattgaatggaACAGGGAAATGGAGAAAGGCAAGGAGGCACAGTTCCAGACGCAAGGCTATTACTTCCAATGTATATGGCAAAGCTAAGGAAGAAAACAGGAGTATCAGAAGACACAAGATCTAGAGTGAAAGCTAGAGCACAGTTTTCAATGCCCAAGAGGTAGCAGTAATAACAATAAGATCAGGCCAGTAGTAGGAGTAGGAGAGTAGGAGTAACTAAAGGCATTGAGAAGGCCAGAGCAAAGAGAAAGGAGGCTGATGAAGCTGTAAGCTAATGAACTGCCTCTCTGCTTTTGCGGCATCCTAATTTCCCAACTCCATCTAAAGAAAATGGTGCAAAATCCACGAACTTTTTACCCTAATCAAAAGGCTGTAGCTAGGCATTATTAAtctaatcataaattttttcatagaaatttTCTTTACAACACACGAAAGTACTAACTACTGATGTTATTTTCCAAGAAAATCAATGACATCTTTTTCTATGTATAAATTTTCTGCCTCAACATGCATTACCCAAAATGGATGAAGGGTTTGGTAGTTGGGTGAGATTAATAGGTGAAGTAGTTAAAGATT
The sequence above is a segment of the Diospyros lotus cultivar Yz01 chromosome 7, ASM1463336v1, whole genome shotgun sequence genome. Coding sequences within it:
- the LOC127805795 gene encoding piriformospora indica-insensitive protein 2-like — encoded protein: MKSFRTISITVLLFLLSWGGWCNGEAEASAAPMEETEKKALYSTIQGFVGNWWNGSDLYPDPCGWTPIQGVSCDIFDGFWYVTALSVGPIHDNSLDCAPNAKFRADLFELKHLKSLSFFHCFVSNHHHPMPIPTGNWEALAGSVESLEFRSNPGLIGQIPTSFGNLKRLQSLVLLQNGLTGELQTNIGSLTKLRRLVLSGNRFTGQIPITFGGLAELLILDLSKNSLSGPLPLTFGGLTSLLKLDLSNNRLEGQIPWEIGRLKSLTLLDLSKNQFSGGLTKSLEEMCSLEELVLSNNPIGGDLMKLGWQKLERLMVLDLSNLALGGGIPGSITELKKLRFLGLSDNNLTGYISQKLADLPSISAIYLNGNNLAGELKFPEWFYGKLGRRFGAWSNPNLCYQDGLVSQSLAPIGVRFCEQEVTSHELDNLIAISNLGNGNAKQNSQFMASGGFSRYAVDGFWCLFLLEALMALVTL